The Arctopsyche grandis isolate Sample6627 chromosome 5, ASM5162203v2, whole genome shotgun sequence genome includes a window with the following:
- the LOC143912146 gene encoding transcription factor BTF3 homolog 4-like has product MNSDKLKKLQSQVRIGGKGTPRRKKKVVHATAATDDKKLESSLKKLALNPIPGIEEVNMIKDDATVVHFNNPKAKASLAANTFVITGHGETRQVADMLPGILAQLGPDGLGQLKRLASHASASASASASASAASSASAPTAAPASAAAAAASASASASSKHLHLHQDNNDDDDVPALHADFDEAAKREAAPPTASAPAPAPVPAPVAAAVAAAPVSPATPPAPVKAE; this is encoded by the coding sequence ATGAATTCCGACAAGCTGAAGAAGCTGCAGTCGCAGGTGCGCATCGGCGGCAAGGGCACTCCCCGCCGCAAGAAGAAGGTGGTGCACGCCACGGCCGCCACCGACGACAAGAAGCTCGAGTCCTCGCTGAAGAAGCTGGCGCTCAACCCCATCCCCGGCATCGAGGAGGTCAACATGATCAAGGACGACGCCACCGTCGTGCACTTCAACAACCCCAAGGCCAAGGCCTCGCTCGCCGCCAACACGTTCGTCATCACCGGCCACGGCGAGACGCGGCAGGTGGCCGACATGCTTCCCGGCATCTTAGCTCAACTCGGACCCGACGGCCTCGGCCAGCTCAAGCGCCTCGCCTCGCACGCCTCCGCCTCCGCCTCCGCCTCGGCCTCCGCCTCCGCCGCCTCCTCAGCCTCCGCCCCCACTGCGGCCCCCGCCTcggccgccgccgccgccgcctcCGCCTCCGCCTCCGCCTCCTCCAAGCACCTGCACCTGCACCAGGACAacaacgacgacgacgacgtgcCCGCGCTGCACGCCGACTTCGACGAGGCCGCCAAGCGAGAGGCTGCGCCCCCCACCGCCTCCGCCCCCGCGCCCGCTCCAGTCCCCGCTCCGGTCGCCGCCGCAGTGGCCGCCGCCCCCGTCTCGCCCGCGACGCCTCCGGCCCCCGTCAAAGCCGAGTAG